TTGAAACGATGTGGGATATCTGAAAGCTCTACTTACATTCTAGCTGCCCGTTTCAATGCTTCTCCCCTTGAGGTCATCATCTAAAAAAATTCATGTTaattactttttcttttgtttctatcAACCATGAGATATTTTGAGATACAAACACACAGATGGAGGAGGTGGCGAAATTGATCAAGGGGAAGGAGATTGACTTGGAGGAGTTAAAGACGCATGCTAATCAAGCCCATATACTAAAGGTAATGTTTTGATGTAGATGCCCTTTGATAATCATATGTTCATAGAAGTAACAATCTGCGACATTGATTATTTTCAGCATTACAAGATAACTAGCCAAGAACTCGGGATATCCTCTCTCGAAGATGCCATTGTTTGCCGGATCGCTGCACGCGACGCTTTGTAGAAGAAGACATCTTTCTCTGTGTTCTTATCAattatagctttttttttttctcagctaTAACTAAATGTTACAACTCGTTTTGTAGTGTTCTTATCAGTTAAACctctttatttatttcttgtcCTCGTTTAGTTTGAACTATGAGAGGaacatattaaaatacaaaaattgatGCACTAGTAATAATTACATGTTCTTTGCTTACTTTAAACAAGTCATTCCAGTGTCAACTCTCTTCTTCGACTAAAACAAGAAAGagctcaattttttttatgaaccaaATACAATTCTCGAAAGAGCAaagttggagaagaagaagaagaatcactGGAACATATCAGCAATAGTGTTTCCTGAATCCGAAGAATCACCATTCCCAAaatccatcatcatcatcttcaaatatTCATCCATATCACAATCTCCTCCACGCCATTGTTCTGCTTCAGCAGATTCCGTTGCACTTACGCTCGTACTTGCATTCGCACTCGCACTCGTTCCCACGTCATCAGCAGACGAAGTGTAATCCGCAAACGGGAAGTTGAGTTTCGCCCTCGGCCCACGGAACCCAATAGCGGCCCGATCATAGGCCCTGGCAGCGTCCTCGGCGGTCTCGAAAGTGCCGAGCCAGACACGTGTCGCTCTCTTGGGATCTCTGATCTCAGCTGCGAATTTCCCCCAAGGCCTCTGCCTCACTCCTCTGTACCcgttcttcttgttcttcctcttcctcactTTCCCTCCTCCTTCCGCCGCCGCCACGTGGCTCTCTCTTCTACTAGTaaccccttcttcttcttcaacctctACTTGTTGGTGTCTGTTTTCGATTCTCTGATTTGGCGCGTAAAAGTAGTTACAGCCGAGACAGCCGTCGATCCTGCACACCTGGCAAGCGTCGGAATCCGAACGAGCCATTCCCGCGCTTATCACTGTGCTGGAGAAGCCCTGATACGGCGCCGTTTCGTTTTCCCCTGAGATCACGTGCTGCAAGGCCGAGACTATGACGGATAGTTCTTGCTCCTGATTATGATACGGATACCGGGTCAAATCACGATCCGGAGATGGAGCTCCGGATGATAATTCGGGTCTGTTGTTAGGATAATGCATTTAATTTTGGAGTTTTGTTGAAGCACCTGGGAGATAtgatgatgaggaagtgaaAGTGTTTTTGTTTGGGGAGAAACTGAAAGTGGAAAGAAGCTCTTTATATATGGGTGTTTTCAAATGTTGGTTAGTTGCCAACTGGCACACACACTCTTCAGACACGGGGCttgttttgtgatttgatttttttggaaACACGTGCGTTAATTTCTGGGGATGTcgataatgatattttatttatttatttttgggatGGGTTTTATATGACAGTGAcatttctttaaaatataaaggtATTGGATCCATTATCATCATATGTGACGCTTTTTAAGAAAGAACCAACTTTTGtgatttgttatttaattattattattatagcgCTTGTGTTCGTTTTCACacagtttatattttaattttaaacatgtTTAATTGGGTATAAGAATCTAGGTACGTGATTGATTGTGTGTTAGAATAAGTCACGTgctatttttaacttttattatttcGACTGCTTAATTTGTGAGTAATTTGTCTTTCACATTTAGAGCTTTGTGTAGATCAATTTGTCTTTCTAGATGACTGTAGATCCATCGtctcaaaactcaaaagcatATCTATATCCTGTCTGTCTTTTTATACTATAGTATACAACGAATCAATCCAACAACGTTTTTCTAAGTTATGCCAATAGACATGTGCAACATTACATTAACATTGTGCTTCACACAAACTAGTGGTGAATTAACAAAAGACTATTCATTTTACGAGCACAAATATGAACAATCGCAATGAACTTTTCTCACCATGTATGTGTTTCACCGACCATGTTTAATCACGTTGCTTTTCTTAAACCTTATGATTCGACGACACAACTTCTCAATCATCAtttcttaattttcaaataagattttgttaagaaatgtgcACTGAAGTGAGCTGAGACCTAGATTACTATGTGTGTTAAAATCATGCATATATTAGTTTCCTATAGGCTATAGTCATGTATGATCTAAGTATTATGTATTGCCGATTCTAAAATGGAATTAAGTAGAGATAAATCGTA
The Brassica napus cultivar Da-Ae chromosome A1, Da-Ae, whole genome shotgun sequence DNA segment above includes these coding regions:
- the LOC106356256 gene encoding ethylene-responsive transcription factor ERF109-like — protein: MHYPNNRPELSSGAPSPDRDLTRYPYHNQEQELSVIVSALQHVISGENETAPYQGFSSTVISAGMARSDSDACQVCRIDGCLGCNYFYAPNQRIENRHQQVEVEEEEGVTSRRESHVAAAEGGGKVRKRKNKKNGYRGVRQRPWGKFAAEIRDPKRATRVWLGTFETAEDAARAYDRAAIGFRGPRAKLNFPFADYTSSADDVGTSASANASTSVSATESAEAEQWRGGDCDMDEYLKMMMMDFGNGDSSDSGNTIADMFQ